A region of Marnyiella aurantia DNA encodes the following proteins:
- a CDS encoding glutathione peroxidase: protein MKKIFIFLLATGAFLQSCTNMKKEQSPETSNAMKSIYDYKVESLDGGQIDLADYKGKKILIVNTASECGFTSQYADLEELSNTYKDKLVVIGFPANNFGGQEPGTNEEIGAFCQKNFGVTFPMAAKVSVKGDDAAPLFQFLTQKELNGVKNTTILWNFTKFLVDENGKLIDSYISTTKPTDGAITKHLK, encoded by the coding sequence ATGAAAAAAATATTCATCTTCCTTCTCGCTACAGGTGCGTTTTTGCAGAGCTGCACCAATATGAAAAAGGAACAGTCACCGGAAACATCAAATGCTATGAAAAGTATATACGATTACAAAGTGGAAAGCCTGGACGGCGGACAGATTGATCTCGCCGATTATAAGGGCAAGAAAATCCTGATTGTCAACACGGCTTCAGAATGTGGATTCACCTCACAGTATGCTGATCTGGAAGAACTTTCAAACACTTACAAGGATAAGCTGGTGGTGATAGGGTTCCCGGCCAATAATTTCGGCGGACAGGAACCGGGAACAAACGAAGAAATAGGTGCCTTTTGCCAGAAAAACTTCGGGGTTACCTTTCCGATGGCGGCTAAGGTTTCAGTAAAAGGAGATGATGCCGCGCCATTATTCCAGTTCCTGACCCAAAAAGAACTGAACGGTGTAAAAAACACCACCATCCTTTGGAACTTCACGAAGTTTCTTGTTGATGAAAACGGTAAGCTTATAGATTCGTACATCAGTACAACCAAACCAACCGACGGCGCCATTACAAAGCACCTTAAATAA
- a CDS encoding histidine kinase codes for MRKIIVVLMVMVCGMVSAQTAKEIIDKNIELTGGLTNWKLLNTVMLQGRVTLGINDEYPIKIYQQRPNLTKTSIIVGKKETAIEGYDGKKGYAMNYANNKLQEYPNYMAASFDNDFIDWESKGFEAKYLGKEKVGNIYCHKVELTKNVNTSLYYFDTKNYQLLKEVKKDESLVYSDYKKIGSLMMPFRIESSSAKKDSDYVILINKIETNKVFPDNTFKF; via the coding sequence ATGAGAAAGATAATTGTAGTGCTGATGGTAATGGTGTGCGGAATGGTATCGGCACAAACCGCAAAGGAGATCATTGACAAAAATATAGAACTGACAGGCGGGCTGACCAACTGGAAACTCCTGAATACCGTAATGCTTCAGGGCAGAGTAACCCTCGGAATTAATGACGAATACCCTATTAAAATTTACCAGCAGCGACCTAATCTTACAAAGACTTCTATAATAGTCGGAAAGAAAGAAACCGCAATTGAAGGGTACGACGGTAAAAAAGGGTACGCCATGAATTACGCCAATAACAAACTCCAGGAGTATCCGAATTATATGGCTGCAAGCTTCGACAATGATTTCATAGACTGGGAAAGCAAAGGTTTTGAGGCGAAATATCTTGGAAAGGAGAAAGTGGGTAACATCTATTGCCACAAAGTAGAACTTACCAAAAATGTAAATACCTCCCTGTATTATTTCGATACAAAAAATTACCAGTTGCTGAAGGAAGTGAAGAAAGACGAAAGCCTGGTGTACAGCGATTATAAGAAAATCGGCAGTCTGATGATGCCTTTCAGGATTGAATCTTCATCCGCAAAAAAGGACAGCGATTATGTGATCCTGATCAATAAAATTGAGACAAACAAAGTCTTCCCGGACAACACTTTTAAATTCTGA
- the kdsB gene encoding 3-deoxy-manno-octulosonate cytidylyltransferase, which yields MKIIAVIPARYEASRFPGKLMQLLGDKTVISTTYGNVISTGLFDEVFVATDSEIIYNEISAIGGKAVITGMHETGSDRIAEAVQNIDCDIVVNVQGDEPFLKLEPLKQLIDVFKNDPLYQISLASLKIRLSDTEEIENPNNVKVITDLNGFAMYFSRSVIPYARERSFATEYYKHIGVYAFRKSALLQFARLPISPLESAEKIECIRYLEHGMKIKMIETDFIGVGIDVPEDLEKAKLILKSQQIGE from the coding sequence ATGAAAATTATTGCCGTAATACCCGCCCGCTATGAAGCCAGCCGCTTTCCCGGAAAACTGATGCAGTTGCTGGGCGACAAAACTGTGATTTCTACCACCTACGGAAATGTAATTTCCACCGGTCTTTTTGATGAAGTTTTTGTGGCTACTGATTCAGAAATCATTTATAACGAAATATCAGCAATTGGTGGTAAGGCGGTGATAACGGGCATGCACGAAACAGGCAGTGACCGTATTGCAGAGGCTGTTCAGAATATAGACTGTGATATTGTAGTCAATGTTCAGGGCGATGAGCCTTTCCTTAAACTTGAACCTTTAAAACAGCTCATTGACGTATTTAAAAATGACCCGCTGTACCAGATTTCACTTGCGTCACTGAAAATCAGACTTTCGGACACGGAGGAAATTGAGAATCCGAATAATGTAAAAGTTATAACCGACCTGAACGGATTTGCAATGTATTTCAGCAGGTCTGTCATTCCGTATGCGCGCGAAAGATCTTTCGCCACAGAATATTATAAGCATATCGGCGTTTATGCCTTCAGAAAGTCGGCGCTGCTTCAGTTTGCACGTTTGCCCATTAGTCCGCTGGAATCTGCCGAGAAAATAGAGTGCATACGCTACCTGGAACATGGCATGAAGATCAAAATGATTGAAACTGATTTTATAGGCGTTGGAATTGATGTTCCCGAAGATCTTGAAAAGGCCAAACTAATCCTGAAAAGCCAGCAGATCGGTGAATAA